Proteins encoded in a region of the Tribolium castaneum strain GA2 chromosome 7, icTriCast1.1, whole genome shotgun sequence genome:
- the Mcm2 gene encoding DNA replication licensing factor Mcm2: MSQRPEDESPQPTPQSNVSSPPRELEPFEDEGVLFGDGSPMEEEEGEELFGDNMENDYRPMPHLDRYDERNLDDEEYEMMSIGDRMAAEEALRRRDREMGIIRRDDRELFYDESDDEADPRRKRRLAEKAAAGETEDAEMIESIENLEDTKGHTIKEWVCMIGPRTEIANRFKNFLRTYSNNRGQFVFQEKIRRMCESNKSSFTVEFPFLANKEHVLAYFLPEAPFQMLEIFDEVAKQIVLSKYPSYERVTSEIHVRISELPLIEELRTFRKLHVNQLVRTIGVVTATTGVLPQLSVVKFDCNKCGFVLGPFVQNQHSEVQPGVCPECQSTGPFMINMEQTLYRNYQKITLQECPGHIPAGRVPRSKDCILLADLCDLCKPGDEVDVTGIYSNNYDGALNIDNGFPVFSTVIFANHLVVKDCKQIVQSLTDDDVNAIRKMSKDHRIADRIIASIAPSIYGHDYIKRALALALFGGEPKNPGQKHKIRGDINVLICGDPGTAKSQFLKYVEKIAPRAVFATGQGASAVGLTAYVRRNPATREWTLEAGALVLADQGVCLIDEFDKMNDQDRTSIHEAMEQQSISISKAGIVTSLQARCSVIAAANPIGGRYDASMTFAENVNLSDPILSRFDIMCVVRDEIDPIQDQHLAKFVVNSHIRHHPSKKGQTLEIEDSDNDLTIPQEMLRKYLVYARENVHPKLQNMDQDKIANIYSQLRQESLATGSLPITVRHIESIIRMAEAHARMHLREYVQEDDVNIAIRMMLESFVETQKYSVMKSMRQIFQRYLVFKKDHSELLFYILRQLAQDQLTFLRGTDESHALVIEIDEKDLKDKAKQLDIHDLKPFYQSRIFENNNFVYDASRKVIIHTVPEAVTMED, translated from the exons ATGTCTCAGAGG CCTGAAGATGAGTCTCCACAGCCCACCCCCCAGTCCAACGTGTCTTCGCCGCCCCGCGAGTTGGAGCCGTTTGAGGACGAGGGGGTCTTGTTTGGGGACGGGAGCCCCATGGAGGAGGAGGAAGGGGAGGAGTTGTTTGGGGACAATATGGAAAA CGATTACCGCCCCATGCCGCACCTGGACCGCTACGACGAGCGCAACCTCGACGACGAAGAGTACGAGATGATGTCGATCGGCGACCGCATGGCGGCGGAGGAGGCGCTCCGGCGCCGCGACCGCGAGATGGGGATCATCCGTCGCGACGACCGCGAATTGTTTTACGACGAAAGCGACGACGAAGCCGACCCCAGGAGGAAGCGCCGCCTGGCCGAAAAGGCCGCCGCTGGGGAGACGGAAGACGCGGAAATGATCGAATCGATTGAAAACTTGGAGGACACCAAGGGGCACACCATCAAAGAGTGGGTGTGCATGATAGGGCCCCGCACTGAGATCGCCAACAGGTTTAAAAACTTCCTGAGGACTTATAGCAATAACCGGGGCCAGTTTGTGTTCCAGGAAAAAATTAGGCGCATGTGCGAGAGCAATAAG TCGAGTTTTACCGTCGAATTTCCATTTTTGGCCAATAAGGAGCACGTGCTGGCCTATTTCCTGCCAGAGGCTCCCTTCCAAATGTtggaaatttttgacgaaGTCGCAAAGCAAATCGTGCTTTCAAAATATCCAAGTTACGAAAGGGTGACGAGTGAGATTCATGTCAGGATTTCGGAGTTGCCGCTAATTGAGGAGCTTAGGACTTTCAG GAAACTTCACGTCAACCAACTGGTTCGTACAATCGGTGTGGTGACTGCAACCACCGGGGTTTTACCCCAACTTTCCGTCGTTAAATTCGATTGTAACAAATGTGGCTTCGTTTTGGGCCCTTTTGTGCAAAACCAGCACAGTGAGGTCCAACCTGGGGTTTGTCCCGAGTGTCAAAGCACCGGCCCTTTcatg atCAACATGGAACAAACACTTTACCGCAACTACCAAAAAATCACGCTCCAAGAGTGCCCGGGGCACATCCCCGCCGGGCGCGTGCCCCGCTCCAAAGACTGCATCCTCCTGGCCGACCTGTGCGACCTCTGCAAGCCCGGAGACGAAGTCGACGTCACCGGAATTTACTCAAACAACTACGACGGCGCCTTAAACATCGACAACGGCTTTCCGGTCTTTTCCACCGTGATTTTCGCCAACCACCTGGTGGTCAAAGACTGCAAACAGATCGTCCAGTCGCTGACGGACGACGACGTCAACGCAATTCGCAAAATGAGCAAAGATCACCGAATCGCCGACCGGATTATTGCCTCAATTGCGCCCTCGATTTACGGACACGATTACATCAAGCGGGCGCTGGCGCTGGCCCTGTTCGGGGGAGAGCCCAAAAATCCGGGCCAGAAGCACAAAATCAGAGGCGATATTAATGTCCTGATTTGTGGGGATCCCGGAACGGCGAAatcacagtttttgaaatatgtgGAGAAAATTGCACCAAGGGCTGTTTTTGCCACGGGGCAGGGGGCTAGTGCCGTGGGGCTGACGGCGTATGTGAGGCGCAATCCCGCCACCAGGGAGTGGACCCTGGAGGCGGGGGCGCTGGTGCTCGCCGATCAGGGGGTTTGTCTCATCGATGAGTTTGacaag ATGAACGACCAAGACCGGACCTCAATCCACGAAGCAATGGAACAACAATCAATTTCCATCTCAAAAGCCGGCATTGTAACAAGTCTCCAGGCCCGCTGTTCGGTCATAGCGGCTGCGAATCCAATCGGAGGCCGTTATGACGCTAGTATGACTTTTGCCGAAAATGTGAACCTTTCCGACCCGATTTTATCCCGTTTTGACATAATGTGCGTGGTGAGAGACGAAATTGACCCAATCCAAGACCAACACTTGGCGAAATTCGTCGTCAACTCGCACATACGTCACCACCCGTCCAAAAAGGGCCAAACTTTGGAAATTGAGGACAGTGACAACGACCTAACCATCCCGCAGGAAATGCTACGCAAATACTTGGTCTATGCACGCGAAAATGTCCATCCGAAGCTGCAAAACATGGACCAGGACAAAATCGCCAATATTTACAGCCAACTGCGACAGGAGTCGTTG gCCACTGGAAGTTTGCCGATTACGGTGCGCCATATTGAGAGCATAATTCGCATGGCGGAGGCGCATGCGCGCATGCATTTGCGCGAATACGTCCAAGAGGACGATGTGAACATTGCCATTCGTATGATGTTGGAAAGTTTCGTCGAGACGCAGAAATACAGTGTGATGAAGTCGATGAGACAGATTTTCCAGCGATATCTTGTCTTTAAGAAGGATCACAGCGAGttgttgttttatattttgagACAGTTGGCGCAGGATCAGTTGACATTTTTGCGAGGGACGGATGAATCGCATGCTCTTGTTATTGAAATTGATGAAAAGGATTTGAAAGATAAG gccAAACAACTCGATATTCATGACTTGAAGCCGTTTTACCAAAGtcgcatttttgaaaataataacttCGTTTATGATGCTTCAAGGAAGGTTATTATTCATACAGTGCCAGAAGCTGTGACCATGGAggattaa
- the LOC103314470 gene encoding uncharacterized protein LOC103314470, whose product MSNSDDDYSYIYLDFNEKLTSNIFANKMFLRIANLHKPNPLVQINDLVFKGSYDECVGTNLFFDEIEDPPLKSNIFAKDTPIRLKPLISQTKVLKLKQIKLPRKAPTAKHRQACVVLNLNQEYNQALEKLEQGILNIDDIAHREPEPPLTDPFTDLPLEPHVQPPTEPETELASLLDSLSAAPTSALEAKYERLKRLARRPAKRMKSPELLQDCAPEFRNAFEYHNLERQVCQSSDAFRSVWGPIVAGGWVGGVDVTRCVLQGLIPADVDRAKDEQRKIFTIDNFENLSIPARYLVLKKCVGQIEELIEGSSSEELKETDENGRTIADICDVFRRLVGALELVMGQAGEWEGGKGTDLSERGDEDYVKYKYEPSNELFETSQFFNYDEWTDEEEKGMEGDKGHDLGLSDDSIEDESDQN is encoded by the exons atgAGCAATTCGGACGATGATTACAGCTACATTTATCTCGATTTTAACGAAAAACTCACTTCTAACATTTTTGCCAATAAAATGTTCCTGCGGATTGCCAACTTGCACAAGCCTAATCCTTTGGTCCAAATCAACGATTTGGTGTTCAAAG GTTCCTACGACGAGTGTGTgggcacaaatttattttttgacgaaatcgaGGACCCCCCTTTGAAGAGCAACATTTTCGCTAAAGACACCCCAATCAGGCTCAAACCCCTGATAAGTCAGACCAAAGTGCTCAAACTGAAGCAAATCAAGCTCCCCCGCAAGGCCCCCACGGCCAAGCACCGCCAGGCCTGCGTAGTTTTAAACCTAAACCAGGAATACAACCAAGCGTTGGAGAAACTCGAGCAAGGCATTCTAAACATTGACGACATCGCGCACCGCGAGCCCGAGCCCCCGCTCACCGACCCCTTCACCGACTTGCCCCTGGAGCCGCACGTGCAGCCCCCCACGGAGCCCGAGACCGAGCTCGCCTCGCTCCTCGACTCGCTCAGCGCAGCCCCCACGTCGGCCCTCGAGGCCAAGTACGAGCGGCTCAAACGTTTAGCGCGGCGCCCCGCCAAGCGCATGAAATCGCCCGAACTGCTCCAAGACTGCGCCCCCGAGTTTCGCAACGCCTTCGAGTACCACAACCTGGAGCGGCAGGTGTGCCAAAGCAGCGACGCCTTCCGCTCGGTCTGGGGCCCCATCGTGGCCGGGGGCTGGGTGGGGGGCGTCGACGTCACGCGCTGCGTGCTCCAGGGGCTCATCCCGGCCGACGTGGACCGGGCGAAGGACGAGCAAAGGAAAATCTTCACGATTGATAATTTCGAGAATTTGTCGATTCCTGCGCGGTATTTGGTGCTGAAAAAGTGCGTGGGGCAGATTGAGGAGCTGATCGAGGGCTCGTCCAGTGAGGAGTTGAAGGAGACGGATGAAAACGGGAGGACGATTGCGGATATTTGTGACGTGTTTAGGAGGCTTGTGGGGGCTTTGGAGCTGGTTATGGGGCAGGCGGGGGAGTGGGAGGGGGGCAAGGGTACCGATTTGAGTGAAAGGGGGGACGAAGACTATGTTAAGTATAAGTACGAGCCCTCGAATGAGTTGTTCGAGACCtcacagttttttaattatgatgaGTGGACCGATGAGGAAGAGAAGGGCATGGAGGGGGACAAGGGGCACGATTTGGGGCTCTCAGACGATAGCATAGAGGATGAGTCTgaccaaaattaa